From the Candidatus Desulfatibia profunda genome, the window CCGTCGAAACGCTTCTTTTCCACTTTGGGAGGCAGATTCACGAACTTCCTTAGCGGCTTGAAACCGCAATGCGTCTCATTTTTATTGAAAAGCAGACCTCCGGGTGCCTCGTAAGCTCCTAAGAGACCGTAAAGAATGTAGATGGAGCGTCGGAAATAATAGTCATCAGCACTTCGAGCCGTCATCCATCCCTGATGCAGTATGACGGAGGGCTTGGCATCAGCCAGTTCATGCGCCATCGTAATTATCTCTTTGGCTGAAACACCGGTTTCTTTCTCGGCCCACTCCGGAGTATAGGGCGCTACGAAAGCGACCAGTGCTTTCATTCCTAAAACCCAGTCATTGACAAATTCAGCGTCATACAGCTTTTCTTTCACAATGACGTTGATCAGGGCGAGGTTTAAGGCGTATTCGGTCCCGGGGCGCAGGATAAAAAAGCGGTCGGCTTTGGCGGCCGTATAGGTCCAGCGGACGTCCGTATACGTGAACTTCATGCCTCTTTCCAGGGCGTCAATGAAGTCCTTTGCTTCTTTGGTGCCGATGGATTCAAGGATGTTCCTTGAATAAAGGATGGTGTATTTGCAATGCTTCCAGTCATAGGTGACCGTGTTCCGCCTCTGACCGGCCATTCCATTGTGGGCGTTGTGGACACTGTTGGAGCAGGTGGCGTGCTGGTTGAAGTAATTGGGCGATCCAAGCGCCTTGATAAAAGCCTTGTGTAAATCATTAAAGGGTCCCCCCCTGTCGCCCAGGACGACACTTTCTCCGCCGTACGTGTCCGTTACCTTTTTGAGTTTGTTGGCAACATAGTCTAACGCCTCATCCCAACTGGCTTTTCTCCACCTCCCCGAACCCCGTTCACCATCTCGGATCATCGGGTACTGGACGCGTTCCGTATCGGTCTGTGTCGCTTTTTGAGCCGTTCCTCTCGGGCAAAGGTTTCGTCCACCCATCAGGTAGGGGTTGCCCCAAATGTGCTTGATGGCACCGTTTTCCACTTCTACTTCAATAGGGCACCGTACGCTGCACGTGGCACAGACGCTGAAAACTCTTTTTGTGTTAGAATCAGACATCTTTTCTTCCTCCCCAAAGTCCTGATCACTCTTTTATTTTATGAAAAGCGGCTATGCCGCTGATTGCCGAAAAACTAAAATCCTATCCCTATCTCCGGAAGCCGTCTCCAGCCCTGGGCGGCACACTGTTAAAGTCTTTAAAACCAAATAATATATCATCACTTCCGACGGCATCAAGTCTTTCTTTTGTAGACGGAAAAATTTTTAATTCGGTTTAGCGCCCAAAAGGGCATTTGGGGAAAAAGCACGTTTGGCACTCCAGGCATATGGCCCCGTGGGCAAGATCGGCCAAATCCCTGCGGTTAATGGGCAAACCCGCCAAAAGGCGGGGCAATAAAAGATCAAAGCTGGTGCGCTTGAAATAGAGGGCGCAGGCCGGGACCCCGATAATCCGGGCCGATTCGATCCGGCCCAATAACGTCATAGCGCCCGGAAGAATGGGAGCGCCGTAGAGAATATCCGTGGCCCCGGCGTCTATAAGGCCCAAGCGGGTTAGGTCGTCGGGGTCCACCGAGAGCCCGGCGGTTGTCACCAAAAGTTCGGCTCCGGCTGCCAGAAGTTCTTTAACACCTTCGCTGATAGCTTGCCGGTCATCCGGCACGATCAGAGATTTGACCACCTCACAGCCGAATTTTTCCACTTTGTTGCGGATGATGGGAATGAAGCGGTCCTCAACCAGTCCGAGAAATATCTCGTTGCCGGTAACCAGAATGCCCACGCGGGCCGGTTTAACCGGTAAAACCCGAAATAATGGGTCGTCAGCCAGGACAGCCATGGCTTTATGAAAGTCACTTTTCGGCAAAAAGAGGGGAATGGCCCGGGTGCCGGCCACTACCCGACCCTGCATCACCAAAGTATTGCCGTGACGGCTGGCGCACATGACTCCGGGCACCAGATTGAAGGCCCGAAGACGGGACTTTTCAACCGTGAAAAGTCCATCATTAACGGCCGACAGATTGAGTTTACCTTCATGGGGCGGCATAACGAAAACGACCCCTTCCCCTGCCATAGCCTCGGCAAAGGCCGCCGCCGCTTCGTCTTCATGAATCCAATCGGGGCCGGGTTTGTTATCCTGCTCGAGGTACAAATGTTGCCGGCCCATCTGCTGCAGCCGGCACAGGTCTCCCACGGTTATGATCTGGCCTTTTTTGAAGGCAGCTCCCTTACTTTCTCCAGGGATTATTTGGGTGATGTCATGCAAGACCTTTCGTCCCGGTGCCTGGTCCAGAGACACGGCATGAAGCGACGGCACACAAGTTTCAGCCGCTGCCCCAAGCTCCTCCGGATCCAGAAACGGAGCTTCGCCCTGACAGGCCTTGCAAATACCGCCATCCTGGGCCGGATATCCCTCCCGGCACAGGGGGCAGAGAGCCACCTTTCCCCGCCTGCGTTTGTCTAAAAATTGCGGCCTGAGTTTAACGGCGTGCAATCCCAGAAGATTCCGACCGGCCGCCTTGATCTGGTCAAGCAGCAAGTCCTTATCCTGTTCTCGTTTAGGCTTCAGCTTTAGGTACCAGTTATTGATTTCCGGCCAGTCCTTTACGCGGGCGGGATCCAAAAAAACCCGCACCCCATCCCCGGTGTATTTGTCATAGAGGCTCAAGGCGAAACGGCCCAGGTCGATGACCTTAAGCCAGCCGTTTCCGATGGTGCAGGGGGTGAGAAGCTGGACGGCATCGGGCAGGCAGGCCCGGGTTTCCGCAAGCGCGTCAAATAGAATTCGCTCCGGCAGGCGGTCGCGGGCCGCTTCGACCATAATGCCCCCGATCACCACGCCGGGAGCTGCATTCCCATGAAAGGACGCAACCAGATCGAGGAACTCTTCAAAGGTATACGGACCGATGTTCATGTTCAACTCAAAATTTATAGCTACCGCCCGTCCACGAATCGTGGAGGCACAACAGCGTGTCCAGTTCAGAAATGAGCAATTTTTTCGTCAAGTCCCGGCCAAGGCGGGACACAAGGGTTTGCGGTGAAGCGTACTCAATGTACGCCGCTGATATTACCTTATAAGCCTCCAATAAGCAACATACCAACCCGAATATTTTCCATGAAACACCCCTTCCCAAAGGTGTTTCATAGAAAATATCTATATTTCATTATGATATACATTCGCCGGCTGCTCTAGGTAACTTTTTGGGGATCTGGATCGGTGTGGCCGACACTATACAGCTTTACCCTTCTTTTTTGTCTCACCATAAAGAAGGTCTTGTCAATTTTGTTCCAGACATCTTGTTCCAGGATTCTAGGAAAATCTTGGGGTAAGAGCCTTTCCGGCGAGAGTTTTATTTGCGCCTCTTTCAGGATTAACTCATGAAATTTGTGGGATTCATGCGTCAGCCATTCTGTTGCTGATCGACCTGAAAGGAGTTCTTTTGATGCCTGAACTATATCCGATGGTTCCACCATTAGTATCCATCCCCTTCCATGGGGTGCCACACTGACAAGCGAAGGATTGTCAATGACATCGGGATTGATATCAACGATTTTACCTTCCAGGGGTGCATACAGATGGAGGGTCTTTTCGTTTGCGGATATTATACAAAGAGGGTCTCCCTGACTGATAAAAGAATTAACGGATGGGAGTTTTATATCATTTATCAGACCGACGATTTGACGAGTAAAGTCATCAATTCCCATTCTGACTGTTCCATTGATGCGCTTTACCCAGATATGCCCCTCATCATAGAAACGGTCGGAAAGCATCTCGAATCCGCCGAACCTTTCTCTCTCTTTTGCTCTGGCCTCTTTCAACATAAAAACAGGATGGCTTGTGCTAAGATCCTCCATCCTCTGGTCTACTTCACAATTCCAGCACTGGAAATCATTGGCACATACTTTATAGGAAATGAAGCCCATACGCATGTACCGGCATTTTCGAAGCGGGCCGGGAAGCTTTCTCCATCTCAAAACATTTTCGTATTCCATTTTCATTGCGCCGGTAGGACATACATAAGCACAAGAGCCGCATCCGATGCAATCCTCTGACGGCATGTCGAAAGGTGTTGCCGTGCGGCGATTTCTTCCCCGGCCTACAAAATCTATGGCCCCCACTTTAGCCACATTCCGGCAGACTCTCACGCAGAGGCCACAAAGAACGCAATCGCTGTTCATCAGACTAAAACGGGTTTTTTTGACGCCAAGAGAACCTGCGAGGTTTATCACGGAGTCGATATTCGGACAACGGGCAAGCAGCAGCTCGGCGATGAGTTTCCTGCCTTTGATCAACCGCTCCGTGTTGGTTTTGACTATAATATTGTTCTTTGCGGGATAAGCGCATGATGGTTGCAGCCGGGTGAAACCATTCACAGTAACCTCTACCATGCACAAACGACATCCTCCATAAGGTTCCATATCCTTGTGATAACAGAAATAGGGAATTTGAATGCCCACTTGCTGAGCGGCATTCAAAATGGTAGTACCATCCTCAGCTTCAACTTTTTTCCCGTCTATTTCCAGGGTGATCATGGCTGTATCTTCTCCTGTTTAAATACATTTTACCTGAACCGGCTTAAAAAAGGATGCAATCTATTGTCGCGCTGCAGCTCCGAATCATGAACCGGCATAGAACCTAAACTTACAGGTAAAGAGTCTTTGCAGTTTGACAGGGAGGAATTGAAAGCATCAAGAGGACCAAGGGCATTTCCCGGTAGTGATATGTGCCTCAAATTCCTTTCTGAAGTCTTTTATGCCGTTTAGAATGATCAATGGGGCGCCTCCTCCAAGTGCGCATAAGGCGAAGTCCTTTATCATTTCTCCTAAATCTTTCAAATCGGTTAGATCTTTCATTGTTGAGCGCCCTTCGTATATGGCCGTCATTATCTCTTTCATTCGGAAAACGCCCTCTCGACAGGGGGCGCATTTGCCACAGGATTCCTCCACGAAAAATGAGAGTGTATGAAGGAGAATATCCACAAGACATGTCTCCTGATCGAGGACAACAATTACGCCCGAACCAATCATCGAACCTATATTTCTCAACGTCTCGGGATCAAGTGATATGTCCAGTTTTTCCCTGGTCAAAAAACTGCCAAAAGGACTGCCCACTTGTACCGCTTTTATTTGGCCTCCATTCAAAGGACCGCCGGCCATTTTGAATATTACATCCTCTAAGTTTGTTCCCAAAGGGACCTCATACAGACCGGGCTGTTTTACTTTACCGATTACGGAAAAAATCTTTGTCCCCTTGGCCTTTTCTGTGCCGATGCCGGCATACCATTCACCGCCATGCTCTATTATGAGGGGAATATTCGCCAAAGTTTCCACATTATTTACGATGGTCGGTTGCTCCCACAAGCCCCTTTCAATGGGAAATGGCGGCCTCAGCCGAGGGTCGCCCACTTCCCCTTCGAGGGAATCCATAAGGGCGGTTTCTTCACCGCATACGTATGATCCGCCCCCTCGAATGACTTTTAAGGTGAAGTTGAATTTAGACCCTAAAACGTTTCTCCCTAAAAGACCGTAGCGTTTTGCAATATCGATAGCCTTGTTCAGGAACTGATAGGTATGGGGGTATTCCTCACGCAGATAAATGATCCCCAGATGACTGCCAATGGCATATCCGGCCAGAACTATTCCCTCAAACAGCTTGAACGGATTTCCCTCCATAATCGTTCTATCTTTATAGGCGCCGGGGTCTCCTTCATCAGCATTACATATAACAAATTTCTCTTCACCTGTAGCTTTCCGTGCCATATCCCATTTGATGCCGGTGGGGAACCAGGCTCCGCCTCTACCCCTTAGTCCGGATCGAATGACCTCCTCCAACACCTCCTCTGGACTCATATGATAGAGCGCTTTATAC encodes:
- a CDS encoding SLBB domain-containing protein, with the protein product MKIQNIWDLNKLEEMGIRSLTPKRPKISIGTSTCGLALGADDIFEGMSREKERQALKMSICRTGCSGFCDLEPMAIVRMPGKPPLLYTQMTVKKVKQMMLDIRRKKITKEGLLCKIGAPTLPGRPDPLLNEVPDYQEASPFKDQHRLLLGNCGVIDPLSVPEYVAMGGYSALYKALYHMSPEEVLEEVIRSGLRGRGGAWFPTGIKWDMARKATGEEKFVICNADEGDPGAYKDRTIMEGNPFKLFEGIVLAGYAIGSHLGIIYLREEYPHTYQFLNKAIDIAKRYGLLGRNVLGSKFNFTLKVIRGGGSYVCGEETALMDSLEGEVGDPRLRPPFPIERGLWEQPTIVNNVETLANIPLIIEHGGEWYAGIGTEKAKGTKIFSVIGKVKQPGLYEVPLGTNLEDVIFKMAGGPLNGGQIKAVQVGSPFGSFLTREKLDISLDPETLRNIGSMIGSGVIVVLDQETCLVDILLHTLSFFVEESCGKCAPCREGVFRMKEIMTAIYEGRSTMKDLTDLKDLGEMIKDFALCALGGGAPLIILNGIKDFRKEFEAHITTGKCPWSS
- a CDS encoding (2Fe-2S)-binding protein, with amino-acid sequence MITLEIDGKKVEAEDGTTILNAAQQVGIQIPYFCYHKDMEPYGGCRLCMVEVTVNGFTRLQPSCAYPAKNNIIVKTNTERLIKGRKLIAELLLARCPNIDSVINLAGSLGVKKTRFSLMNSDCVLCGLCVRVCRNVAKVGAIDFVGRGRNRRTATPFDMPSEDCIGCGSCAYVCPTGAMKMEYENVLRWRKLPGPLRKCRYMRMGFISYKVCANDFQCWNCEVDQRMEDLSTSHPVFMLKEARAKERERFGGFEMLSDRFYDEGHIWVKRINGTVRMGIDDFTRQIVGLINDIKLPSVNSFISQGDPLCIISANEKTLHLYAPLEGKIVDINPDVIDNPSLVSVAPHGRGWILMVEPSDIVQASKELLSGRSATEWLTHESHKFHELILKEAQIKLSPERLLPQDFPRILEQDVWNKIDKTFFMVRQKRRVKLYSVGHTDPDPQKVT
- a CDS encoding trehalose-binding protein — protein: MNIGPYTFEEFLDLVASFHGNAAPGVVIGGIMVEAARDRLPERILFDALAETRACLPDAVQLLTPCTIGNGWLKVIDLGRFALSLYDKYTGDGVRVFLDPARVKDWPEINNWYLKLKPKREQDKDLLLDQIKAAGRNLLGLHAVKLRPQFLDKRRRGKVALCPLCREGYPAQDGGICKACQGEAPFLDPEELGAAAETCVPSLHAVSLDQAPGRKVLHDITQIIPGESKGAAFKKGQIITVGDLCRLQQMGRQHLYLEQDNKPGPDWIHEDEAAAAFAEAMAGEGVVFVMPPHEGKLNLSAVNDGLFTVEKSRLRAFNLVPGVMCASRHGNTLVMQGRVVAGTRAIPLFLPKSDFHKAMAVLADDPLFRVLPVKPARVGILVTGNEIFLGLVEDRFIPIIRNKVEKFGCEVVKSLIVPDDRQAISEGVKELLAAGAELLVTTAGLSVDPDDLTRLGLIDAGATDILYGAPILPGAMTLLGRIESARIIGVPACALYFKRTSFDLLLPRLLAGLPINRRDLADLAHGAICLECQTCFFPKCPFGR
- a CDS encoding molybdopterin-dependent oxidoreductase → MSDSNTKRVFSVCATCSVRCPIEVEVENGAIKHIWGNPYLMGGRNLCPRGTAQKATQTDTERVQYPMIRDGERGSGRWRKASWDEALDYVANKLKKVTDTYGGESVVLGDRGGPFNDLHKAFIKALGSPNYFNQHATCSNSVHNAHNGMAGQRRNTVTYDWKHCKYTILYSRNILESIGTKEAKDFIDALERGMKFTYTDVRWTYTAAKADRFFILRPGTEYALNLALINVIVKEKLYDAEFVNDWVLGMKALVAFVAPYTPEWAEKETGVSAKEIITMAHELADAKPSVILHQGWMTARSADDYYFRRSIYILYGLLGAYEAPGGLLFNKNETHCGFKPLRKFVNLPPKVEKKRFDGIGWKYKHLSPDYGLGQMLPYAILNEDPYPVKAFICYRFDPLSSFPDPEAFKAALMKLDLLVSVDINYSHIGWISDVILPEAMYLERTDPVIVKGGPKPALWIRNQAVEPKYDSKPKWWIIKQLAERLGIGQYFPYDTIEELIAWQLEDMGFKLADFDEKGYVELTPKQILFDRKTAMDFKTPSKKLEFVSSILEENGISSFPPYISPKSPPEGRYTLITGKIAVHTQGTTLNNIYLNEIQSENRLWMNTGEAKKLGIEDGDLVEVSCDGVSEKVRAAVTDYIHPEVVYTLHGYGCEIPLQTRAYKKGMRDNIFMKGLLKVAVGGNCPTADCVVTVRKV